The Thermococcus sibiricus MM 739 DNA window AAGACGCACAAAAGCCTACAAAAAATGAGAACCGAAAAGCGAAAACTTTATTTTCCAAAGAATACTCTAGCAATTCCAGAAATTAAGGGCGAACTTTCTCGAATCCCCCAAATTGAGTTACATCCATTGAGGAGAGAGAAAATCCTTAAAATTTTTTAAGATTTGTGGATTTTGCCAGGCTGTTTTGGTCAGTTTAAATAAGGTCTAATGCGAGCATTGTCTTCCGCTTGGCATTTGCAGCAATTTGCATTCATTAATCCGCTTTCAAACCATGGGGCACCACCAACTGGGCTTCTATTATGGTTTGCAGTCAGTTTTCAGCGTTTGCACAATTTTTTCATCCATTTTCCAAGTTTTGTTTGTTTTTGCAGTTTTGCAAGGTTTTTTTCATATATCATACTATGGAATATGCCTAATATCCCTAGAAAACCCCCATATACAGGCGGTAAGAGCCGTGAATTTTTTGCGACTCAAGTTACCCAAACACGAGAAAAAGAAAAACATATCCCCATCCTCATTATCCCGAAAACCTTAAATATCATTTTACAATATTTTATATCAGAAAATGATATGGTGATCAAAAATGCTAGACCTCAACGAGGTCGATAGCATCTTGGAAAGGACAAAGCTCAGGCTCCTCATCCAAGAGAAAAGCAAACTGGCAGGAGCCGATACGCTTGATTCAGTAGTTCTTCTTAGGAACGGGCGCATATTAATTCTTTTATTGCTCGAAAAAGAACCTAAAAAGAAAGATTTAATAAATACCAAATGTTCTGATTTAGAGTTCTGGTTTATGTGGAAGGATAAGGACAAAGTGTACGTTCAGAAGGCAGGGGATAAAGACGTCATTCCTCTCGAACTTGGAGAAGTCGATGCCTTCATAGACCTTGTACTCCAGTGAGGTTGTGAGTGTCGAACTTCACTATACAAAGGTAGTCCCGTAAAAAATTCACGGCACTTAACAGGGGTCAACTTGAGGGTAAAGCTTTTAATAGAGTTCGTCATAATATTATATGATGAACTCGGAAATCCTTGACTTCCGAACGTTGCTCACCATAATATACGAACACTTCGGGACGGGCGAGTTCACGGCGAGGGAACTTAGCGACCGCCTTAGGGAGGCAATTTCCAATCCAGCGTTAATAGCAAATCCCGCTTTCTTGAAGGTTTACCGCAGGGTTAGCAAGAAGATGATCTCTAACGACTTGAGAAGGCTCTACGCCATGGGCTTTCTGAAGAGGAGGAGGGTGAAGAGGAAAGTTATGACCAAGAGCGGGAAGGTCTGCCACAGGGGCTATGAGTACAGGTACTCGCTTTCGAGCCAGGGACTGAAGTACCTTGCTTATATGGCGAGCGGTGGGCATGAGAGGGAGGAGCAGGAGGGGTTTGAGGATTTTCTCGTGAAGATTTTTATAGAAAAGAAAGCCCCTGAAGAAATTAGGGACATTTTGTGGGAGTTTTATGAAACCCAGATGAAGGATAGGAAGGGCTTCAGGAGGTTCTCGACTTCCCAGATGGCCTTCTGGGATAAGGTTTTGGAGCGTATAACTGAAATTTTTAGGGACAAAAGGATTAAATCGCTCGAAGAAAGAGTTAAGGCTCTTGAAGAGGAGAATAAAGAACTCAGGGAGAAAATAAGGAAACTTGAAATGGAAAAAACAGCGTATAAAACCCTTAATGAGAAGCTTTTACTGATGTTAACTGAGATAATGGAGCTTACGGACAGGGCGCTTGAGAAAGCGGAGCACTTCAAAGAAGAGAACGAGAGATATAGGGAGATTGTTAAAAGGGTCAATAAAGTGTTTGCTGAACTCGGGCCCATAACGGGGAAATGAAAGTTTGGGTCCTTTTGTTATTAAC harbors:
- a CDS encoding V-type ATP synthase subunit I domain-containing protein produces the protein MNSEILDFRTLLTIIYEHFGTGEFTARELSDRLREAISNPALIANPAFLKVYRRVSKKMISNDLRRLYAMGFLKRRRVKRKVMTKSGKVCHRGYEYRYSLSSQGLKYLAYMASGGHEREEQEGFEDFLVKIFIEKKAPEEIRDILWEFYETQMKDRKGFRRFSTSQMAFWDKVLERITEIFRDKRIKSLEERVKALEEENKELREKIRKLEMEKTAYKTLNEKLLLMLTEIMELTDRALEKAEHFKEENERYREIVKRVNKVFAELGPITGK